From a region of the Panthera uncia isolate 11264 chromosome B1, Puncia_PCG_1.0, whole genome shotgun sequence genome:
- the TLR10 gene encoding toll-like receptor 10: MTLIRSIYVFCSIVMSVLGYVSKPPEDRELTTNCSNMSLRKVPADLTPTTTTLDLSYNLLSQLQSSDFRSVSKLKVLILCHNRIQELDIKTFEFNRELRYLDLSYNRLKIVTWYSLAGLRHLDLSFNDFDSVPIHEEAGNMSHLEILGLSGAKIRKSDFQKIAHLHLNTVFLGLRSLSYYEEGSLPILNTTKLHIVLPMNTNFWVLLRDGIKTSKILEMTNIDGKSQFSSYETQQNLTLANSKTSILLLNKVDLLWDDLLLIFQFVWHTSVECFQVQHVTFGGKVYLDHNSFDYSNTAMRTIKLEHIQFRIFYIPQERVYLLFTKMDIENLTISDAQMPHMRFPNYPTRFKHLNFADNILTDDLFKQPIQLPHLKTLILKGNKLETLSLVSFFANNTSLKHLDLSQNLLQYENDENCFWPETLITMNLSSNKFADSVFRCLPRSIQILDLNNNKIQTVPKEIIHLKSLRELNLAFNFLTDLPGCSHFRKLSILNIEMNLILSPSLDFFQSCQEVKTLNAGRNPFRCTCELRDFIHLEKYSQGMMIGWSDSYICEYPLNLKGTRLKDVHLPELSCNTALLIVTIVVIMLVLGTAMAFCCLYFDLPWYLRMLGQWTQTLQRIRKTTQEQLKRNVQFYVFISYNKHDSTWVKHELIPNLEKEENLICLHEGNFDPGKSITENIMNCIEKSCKSIFVLSPNFVQSEWCHYELYFAHQNLFHENSDYIIFILLEPIPLYCIPTRYPRLKALMEKKAYLEWPKDRRKCGLFWAKLRASINVNLLETREMCELQTFVELNEESQGSVISLIRTDCL, translated from the coding sequence ATGACACTTATCAGaagcatttatgtattttgtagtATTGTTATGTCAGTGCTGGGCTACGTGTCAAAGCCGCCAGAAGACAGGGAATTGACAACCAACTGCTCCAACATGTCCCTAAGAAAGGTTCCTGCAGACTTGACCCCAACCACAACCACACTGGATTTATCCTACAACCTCCTTTCTCAACTTCAGAGTTCAGATTTTCGTTCTGTTTCTAAACTGAAAGTTTTGATTCTATGCCATAACAGAATCCAAGAGCTGGATATCAAGACCTTTGAATTCAACAGAGAGTTAAGATATTTAGATTTGTCTTACAACAGATTGAAGATTGTAACTTGGTATTCACTGGCAGGTCTCAGACATTTAGATCTTTCTTTCAATGACTTTGACAGTGTGCCTATCCATGAGGAGGCTGGCAACATGTCACATTTGGAAATCCTGGGTTTGAGTGGGGCAAAAATACGAAAATCAGATTTCCAGAAAATTGCTCATTTGCATCTAAATACAGTCTTCTTAGGATTAAGAAGTCTTTCTTATTATGAAGAAGGTAGCCTGCCCATCTTAAACACAACAAAACTTCATATTGTTTTACCAATGAACACAAATTTCTGGGTTCTTTTGCGTGACGGAATCAAGACTTCAAAAATACTAGAAATGACAAACATAGATGGCAAAAGCCAATTTTCAAGTTATGAAACTCAACAAAATCTTACTTTAGCGAATTCCAAGACATCTATTCTATTGCTTAATAAAGTTGATTTACTCTGGGACGACCTTCTCCTCATCTTCCAGTTTGTTTGGCATACATCAGTAGAATGCTTCCAAGTCCAACATGTGACTTTTGGAGGCAAGGTTTATCTTGACCATAATTCATTTGATTACTCAAATACTGCAATGAGAACGATAAAATTGGAGCACATACAGTTCAgaattttttatattccacaggAAAGGGTCTACTTGCTTTTTACCAAAATGGATATAGAAAACCTGACTATATCAGATGCACAAATGCCACACATGCGGTTTCCTAATTATCCTACAAGattcaaacatttaaattttgctGATAATATCTTAACAGATGACCTGTTTAAGCAACCTATCCAATTGCCTCATTTGAAAACTTTAATTTTGAAGGGCAATAAATTGGAGACACTTTCTTTAGTGAGTTTCTTTGCCAACAACACATCCTTGAAGCACTTAGATCTCAGCCAGAATCTGTTACAatatgaaaatgatgaaaattgCTTTTGGCCAGAAACCTTGATCACTATGAACCTGTCATCCAACAAATTTGCTGATTCTGTTTTCAGGTGCTTGCCCAGAAGTATTCAAATACTTGACCTGAATAATAACAAAATTCAAACTGTCCCTAAAGAGATTATTCATCTGAAGTCTTTGCGAGAACTAAATCTCGCATTTAACTTTCTAACTGATCTTCCTGGGTGCAGTCATTTCAGAAAACTCTCAATTCTGAACATTGAAATGAACTTAATTCTCAGCCCATCTCTGGATTTTTTCCAGAGCTGTCAGGAAGTTAAGACTCTGAATGCAGGAAGAAATCCATTCCGGTGTACCTGTGAATTAAGAGATTTCATTCACCTGGAAAAATATTCACAGGGCATGATGATTGGATGGTCAGATTCATATATCTGTGAATACCCTTTGAATCTAAAGGGGACTCGGTTAAAGGATGTTCATCTTCCTGAATTATCTTGCAACACAGCTCTGTTGATTGTCACCATTGTGGTTATCATGCTAGTTCTGGGGACGGCTATGGCCTTCTGCTGCCTCTACTTTGATCTGCCCTGGTATCTCAGGATGCTGGGTCAGTGGACACAGACATTGCAGAGGATTAGGAAGACAACCCAAGAACAACTCAAGAGAAATGTCCAGttctatgtgtttatttcatataataaacATGATTCTACCTGGGTGAAGCATGAATTAATTCCCAatctagagaaagaagagaactTGATTTGCCTTCATGAAGGAAACTTTGATCCTGGTAAGAGCATTACTGAAAATATCATGAACTGCATTGAGAAAAGCTGTAAGTCCATCTTTGTTTTGTCTCCCAACTTTGTCCAGAGTGAGTGGTGCCATTATGAACTTTACTTTGCCCACCAAAATCTCTTCCATGAAAATTCCgattacataatttttatcttGCTAGAACCCATTCCACTCTACTGTATTCCTACCAGATATCCTAGGCTGAAAGCTCTTATGGAAAAGAAAGCATACTTGGAATGGCCCAAAGATAGGCGTAAATGTGGACTTTTTTGGGCAAAACTTAGAGCTTctattaatgttaatttattagaAACCAGAGAGATGTGTGAACTACAGACATTTGTGGAGTTGAATGAAGAGTCTCAAGGTTCTGTAATCTCTCTGATAAGAACAGACTGCCTATAA